One Paenibacillus sp. FSL W8-0186 genomic window carries:
- a CDS encoding enoyl-CoA hydratase/isomerase family protein: protein MPEKLSNWFHRTEPSQFEVYSEKYKDFLMMKRRDGIIEVRLHTAGGPFQFSWDAHSVWSQAWMDIGRDYANEVLIITGTGERWQTANPDVWKTKFRDWTADDKLKMYHESMRLLENLIFCIDIPTIAAINGPGTHCELGTLCDITLCTEDTDFFDPHFLGGTPPGDGMALTLQKTIGIKRAAYYAYTGQKIDGKTAVELGIANEVHSRDRLLPRAWELAEMMMERSRSTRHLTHSILSRPWKQALVNDLGFHLAHQMYDMANDEVGPHSRLMQVKERFKG from the coding sequence ATGCCGGAAAAATTATCAAACTGGTTCCATAGAACGGAGCCTTCCCAGTTCGAAGTTTACTCTGAGAAATACAAGGATTTCCTAATGATGAAACGCAGAGATGGTATTATTGAGGTAAGGCTGCATACGGCTGGAGGACCCTTCCAATTCAGCTGGGATGCGCACAGTGTTTGGTCTCAAGCTTGGATGGATATTGGACGCGATTATGCTAACGAAGTGTTGATTATAACAGGTACAGGGGAGAGATGGCAGACAGCTAATCCTGACGTCTGGAAAACGAAATTCAGAGATTGGACAGCAGATGACAAATTAAAGATGTACCATGAATCTATGAGGCTGCTCGAAAATTTGATTTTCTGTATCGATATTCCGACGATTGCCGCAATAAACGGTCCCGGCACTCATTGTGAGCTGGGAACACTATGTGATATTACTCTGTGCACGGAGGATACGGATTTCTTTGATCCGCATTTTCTGGGAGGCACGCCACCGGGAGATGGAATGGCACTAACTCTGCAAAAAACAATTGGCATCAAGCGCGCTGCATATTATGCGTACACCGGTCAGAAAATCGATGGCAAAACGGCCGTAGAGTTGGGAATCGCCAATGAAGTGCATTCTCGTGATCGCCTTCTCCCGCGCGCCTGGGAGCTGGCAGAAATGATGATGGAGCGTTCCCGCTCTACGAGACATTTAACTCATTCCATCCTGTCTCGCCCATGGAAACAAGCGCTTGTCAATGATCTGGGCTTTCACCTCGCTCATCAAATGTATGACATGGCTAACGATGAGGTTGGACCTCACTCCAGGCTAATGCAAGTTAAGGAGCGCTTTAAGGGCTAG
- a CDS encoding SDR family oxidoreductase — MKKLSGKVALVTGASRGIGRAIALRLGQEGALVAVHYGKNRDYAEEVVREIEHGGGEAFTLGRELGSFHSAAALYETLDAELYTRTGDSHFDILVNNAGIGLVASLEETTEEAFDEVMRINVKAPFFLIQGALQRLRIEGRIINLSSAVTRISLSSIPAYSMTKGAINTLTLALSSQLGSRGITINAIQPGFVATDMNSAMLQDPSAHKFGAEYSIFGRWGEPLDIADVAAFLASPDSRWITGQCIDASGGSHL, encoded by the coding sequence ATGAAAAAACTAAGTGGGAAGGTTGCTCTTGTTACAGGGGCTAGCCGGGGGATTGGACGTGCCATCGCGCTGCGTTTGGGGCAGGAAGGCGCTTTAGTAGCTGTTCATTATGGCAAGAATCGGGATTACGCAGAAGAAGTCGTTCGCGAGATTGAGCACGGTGGGGGAGAAGCATTCACCCTAGGGAGGGAACTTGGCTCATTCCATAGTGCAGCGGCTCTTTATGAAACATTGGATGCGGAGCTATATACTCGCACGGGGGACAGTCACTTTGACATACTTGTAAATAACGCTGGGATCGGTCTAGTCGCATCCCTTGAAGAAACTACGGAAGAAGCCTTTGATGAAGTCATGCGGATCAATGTGAAAGCACCGTTTTTTCTGATACAAGGAGCTCTTCAGCGGTTGCGGATCGAAGGGCGGATTATTAATCTGTCATCTGCGGTAACACGAATATCCCTGTCCAGCATTCCTGCGTACAGCATGACCAAAGGAGCAATTAACACACTCACACTAGCATTATCCAGTCAGTTAGGATCTCGCGGGATTACCATCAATGCCATACAACCTGGATTCGTTGCAACAGACATGAACTCTGCAATGCTGCAGGATCCTTCTGCTCATAAATTTGGGGCTGAATATTCGATCTTCGGAAGATGGGGAGAACCGTTAGATATTGCAGATGTTGCAGCATTCCTAGCCTCTCCGGATAGCCGTTGGATTACGGGCCAATGCATCGACGCAAGTGGAGGATCACACTTATAA
- a CDS encoding glycoside hydrolase family 6 protein, which yields MNVAIQKRIGSILMIAALIISLLPLGSSRTYAAEPHVNNPFVGATQYVNPDYAALIDTSIARVSDSTLKAKMETVKSYPTAVWLDRIAAIHGGEANGGRKSLEETMDNVLAQKQGNTPIVVTLVIYNLPGRDCHALASNGELPLTAAGLQRYKTEYIDVIAGILSKPKYQDIRIVTVIEPDSLPNLVTNLSDQRCAQANSTNIYRDATRYALDKLHAISNVYTYMDIGHSGWLGWDTNRQPTIDLFTSVVAGTAAGLASVDGFISNTANNTPLEEPNLPNPDLNIGGQPIRSSKYYEWNPYFDELDFTAALYAGFVAKGWSPNIGFLIDTSRNGWGGPNRPTGATGSNVNDYVNSGRVDKRLHRGNWCNQSGAGMGVPPTVAPAGYSHIDAYVWVKPPGESDGSSSAIPNDEGKGFDRMCDPTYTTSDGTLSGALPNAPVSGHWFHEQFVQLVENAYPAVPTSGGGNPTVPAAPAGLTATAGNAQVSLTWNAVSGATSYTVKRATTSGGPYTNVATGLTTTSYTNTGLTNGTTYYYVVSASNSAGQSPNSAQVSATPTSGGGNPTVPAAPAGLTATAGNAQVSLTWSAVNGATSYTVKRATTSGGPYTNVATGLTTPSYTDTSLTNGTTYYYVVSASNSAGQSPNSAQVSATPTSGGGNPTVPAAPAGLTATAGNAQVSLTWNAVSGATSYTVKRATTSGGPYTDVATGLTTPSYTDTSLTNGTTYYYVVSASNSAGQSPNSTQVSATPTGGPTASNLVLQYKAADTNATDNQIKPHFNIKNNGTSAVDLSTLKIRYFFTKDGSAAVNGWIDWAQLGASNIQISFGNHSGTNSDTYVELSFSSGAGSIAAGGQSGDIQLRMSKADWSNFNEADDYSFDPTKTAFADSNRVVLYQNGTVVWGNEP from the coding sequence ATGAATGTTGCGATTCAAAAGAGAATCGGATCGATATTGATGATTGCCGCACTAATTATTAGCTTATTGCCGTTAGGGAGCAGCAGAACGTATGCTGCAGAGCCTCATGTAAACAATCCGTTCGTCGGGGCGACACAATATGTAAATCCGGATTACGCGGCCTTGATCGATACGTCGATTGCCCGCGTCAGTGACAGCACGCTGAAAGCGAAGATGGAAACCGTAAAAAGCTACCCTACCGCTGTATGGCTGGACCGCATTGCGGCGATACATGGCGGAGAGGCAAACGGCGGAAGAAAAAGCCTAGAGGAGACAATGGACAACGTGCTTGCCCAGAAACAAGGCAACACTCCGATCGTGGTTACGCTTGTTATTTATAACTTGCCCGGCCGTGACTGTCACGCCCTGGCTTCGAACGGCGAATTGCCGCTGACGGCGGCGGGGCTGCAGCGCTACAAGACTGAATACATCGATGTCATTGCTGGAATTCTCTCCAAACCCAAATACCAGGATATTCGGATTGTGACGGTCATTGAACCGGACTCGCTGCCGAATCTGGTAACGAACCTTAGCGATCAAAGATGCGCACAAGCCAATTCGACGAACATTTATCGCGATGCGACACGCTATGCGTTGGACAAGCTGCATGCAATCTCTAACGTGTACACCTATATGGATATCGGCCATTCCGGCTGGCTCGGCTGGGACACAAACCGCCAGCCTACAATTGATTTATTCACTTCCGTCGTAGCAGGTACAGCAGCTGGACTTGCGAGCGTAGACGGGTTTATCTCGAATACGGCCAACAATACGCCGCTCGAAGAACCAAACTTGCCGAATCCTGATCTGAATATCGGCGGTCAACCGATCAGGTCTTCCAAATACTATGAGTGGAACCCGTATTTCGATGAACTTGACTTTACCGCTGCCTTGTATGCCGGATTCGTGGCCAAAGGCTGGTCGCCGAACATTGGTTTCCTGATCGATACTTCTCGTAACGGCTGGGGAGGTCCTAATCGGCCGACCGGTGCAACCGGATCCAATGTTAACGATTACGTGAATTCGGGAAGAGTCGACAAGCGTTTGCACCGCGGTAACTGGTGCAATCAGTCGGGCGCCGGCATGGGTGTGCCTCCCACAGTAGCGCCAGCGGGCTATTCCCATATCGATGCTTATGTTTGGGTGAAACCGCCGGGCGAGTCGGATGGATCAAGCTCCGCCATCCCGAACGATGAAGGCAAAGGCTTCGACAGAATGTGTGATCCGACTTATACGACTTCAGACGGCACTCTTTCGGGCGCTCTGCCGAATGCGCCGGTATCTGGTCACTGGTTCCATGAGCAGTTCGTGCAACTGGTTGAAAATGCATATCCCGCTGTACCGACCAGCGGTGGCGGCAATCCGACCGTTCCGGCAGCACCTGCCGGGCTGACGGCGACAGCCGGCAACGCTCAGGTGTCCTTGACCTGGAACGCGGTGAGCGGTGCAACAAGCTATACGGTGAAGCGTGCGACGACAAGCGGCGGTCCGTACACGAACGTGGCGACCGGCCTGACGACGACGAGCTACACGAACACCGGCCTGACGAACGGCACGACGTATTATTACGTCGTCAGTGCCTCGAACAGTGCGGGTCAAAGCCCGAACTCCGCCCAGGTGAGTGCGACGCCGACCAGCGGTGGCGGCAATCCGACGGTTCCGGCAGCACCAGCCGGGTTGACGGCGACAGCCGGCAACGCTCAGGTGTCCTTGACTTGGAGTGCGGTCAACGGCGCAACGAGCTACACGGTGAAGCGCGCGACGACAAGCGGCGGTCCGTACACGAACGTGGCAACCGGCCTGACGACGCCAAGCTACACGGACACCAGCCTGACGAACGGCACGACGTACTATTACGTCGTCAGTGCGTCGAACAGTGCGGGTCAAAGCCCGAACTCCGCCCAGGTGAGCGCGACGCCGACCAGCGGTGGCGGCAATCCGACGGTTCCGGCAGCACCTGCCGGGCTGACGGCGACAGCCGGCAATGCCCAGGTGTCCTTAACCTGGAACGCGGTGAGCGGCGCAACGAGCTATACAGTGAAGCGCGCGACGACGAGCGGCGGTCCGTACACGGACGTGGCGACCGGCTTGACGACGCCAAGCTACACGGACACCAGCCTGACGAACGGCACGACGTACTATTACGTCGTCAGCGCTTCAAACAGTGCGGGTCAGAGCCCGAACTCCACACAGGTGAGCGCGACGCCGACAGGTGGTCCAACCGCCTCGAACCTCGTACTGCAGTATAAAGCAGCTGATACGAATGCAACGGACAACCAGATCAAGCCTCACTTCAACATCAAAAATAACGGTACTTCCGCTGTCGATCTGAGCACGCTCAAAATCCGTTACTTCTTCACGAAAGACGGTTCTGCGGCGGTGAACGGGTGGATCGACTGGGCACAGCTCGGCGCCAGCAACATTCAGATTTCGTTTGGCAACCATAGCGGTACGAATTCGGATACGTACGTTGAACTGAGCTTCTCGTCCGGCGCAGGCTCGATCGCGGCAGGCGGCCAATCCGGCGACATCCAGTTGCGGATGTCTAAGGCGGACTGGTCTAACTTCAACGAGGCGGACGACTACTCGTTTGATCCGACTAAGACAGCTTTCGCCGACTCGAACCGAGTCGTGCTGTATCAGAATGGCACGGTTGTATGGGGGAACGAGCCTTAA
- a CDS encoding cellulase family glycosylhydrolase, whose translation MLGLLLPVGAPKGYAAPAVPFGQLKVQGNQLVGQSGQAVQLVGMSSHGLQWYGNFVNKSSLQWMRDNWGINVFRAAMYTAEDGYITDPSVKNKVKEAVQASIDLGLYVIIDWHILSDGNPNTYKAQSKAFFQEMATLYGNTPNVIYEIANEPNGNVSWADVKSYAEEVITAIRAIDPDGVVIVGSPTWSQDIHLAADNPVSHSNVMYALHFYSGTHGQFLRDRITYAMNKGAAIFVTEWGTSDASGNGGPYLPQSKEWIDFLNARKISWVNWSLADKVETSAALMPGASPTGGWTDAQLSESGKWVRDQIRQATGGGSGNPTAPAAPTNLSATAGNAQVSLTWNAVSGATSYTVKRATTSGGPYTNVATGVTATSYTNTGLTNGTTYYYVVSASNSAGSSANSAQASATPASGGASTGNLVVQYKVGDTSATDNQMKPSFNIKNNGTTPVNLSGLKLRYYFTKDGTADMSASIDWAQIGASNVSAAFANFTGSNTDTYVELSFSAAAGSIPAGGQTGDIQLRMYKTDWSNFNEANDYSYDGAKTAYADWNRVTLHQNGTLVWGTTP comes from the coding sequence ATGCTTGGCTTATTGCTGCCTGTGGGCGCCCCCAAAGGCTATGCCGCTCCGGCTGTTCCTTTTGGCCAATTAAAAGTTCAGGGCAATCAATTGGTAGGACAGTCCGGGCAAGCTGTTCAACTGGTTGGCATGAGCTCACATGGATTGCAGTGGTATGGCAATTTCGTCAACAAATCGTCGTTGCAGTGGATGAGAGATAACTGGGGCATCAACGTCTTCCGTGCCGCTATGTATACGGCCGAAGATGGTTACATTACGGATCCTTCCGTCAAGAACAAGGTGAAGGAGGCGGTTCAGGCATCCATCGATCTGGGCTTGTACGTTATTATTGATTGGCATATCTTGTCTGATGGGAATCCGAATACGTACAAAGCGCAATCGAAAGCGTTCTTCCAAGAGATGGCCACATTGTACGGCAACACGCCGAATGTAATCTATGAAATCGCGAACGAGCCCAACGGGAATGTGTCCTGGGCAGATGTCAAGTCGTACGCGGAAGAAGTTATCACGGCCATTCGGGCGATTGATCCCGACGGAGTGGTTATCGTTGGCAGTCCAACCTGGAGCCAGGATATTCATCTGGCGGCCGATAACCCGGTATCACATAGCAATGTCATGTATGCGCTTCATTTCTATTCAGGCACGCATGGACAGTTTTTGAGAGACCGAATTACCTATGCGATGAACAAAGGAGCAGCGATCTTCGTTACCGAGTGGGGCACCAGTGATGCATCCGGGAACGGCGGGCCGTATTTGCCTCAGTCCAAAGAGTGGATCGATTTCTTGAATGCTCGCAAGATCAGCTGGGTGAACTGGTCGCTCGCTGATAAAGTAGAAACGTCTGCTGCTCTTATGCCAGGTGCATCGCCTACCGGCGGCTGGACCGATGCCCAATTGTCCGAATCGGGCAAATGGGTTCGCGATCAAATCCGGCAAGCAACTGGAGGCGGCAGCGGCAATCCAACTGCACCGGCTGCCCCTACTAACCTCTCGGCAACGGCCGGCAACGCCCAGGTATCATTAACCTGGAACGCAGTTAGCGGGGCGACGAGCTATACTGTAAAGCGAGCAACGACGAGCGGCGGTCCGTACACGAATGTGGCGACCGGCGTCACGGCGACGAGCTACACGAACACCGGGCTGACGAATGGCACGACGTATTATTATGTCGTGAGCGCATCCAATAGCGCGGGCAGCAGCGCGAACTCCGCGCAAGCGAGCGCAACGCCGGCTAGCGGCGGCGCCAGTACGGGGAACCTTGTTGTCCAATACAAAGTTGGCGACACTAGCGCCACGGATAACCAAATGAAGCCTTCCTTTAACATCAAGAACAACGGTACAACCCCTGTTAACCTGAGCGGCCTCAAGCTTCGCTATTACTTCACAAAAGACGGTACCGCGGATATGAGCGCATCGATCGACTGGGCGCAAATCGGCGCAAGCAATGTTAGCGCGGCATTCGCTAACTTTACCGGGAGTAATACGGATACTTACGTGGAGCTAAGCTTTAGCGCAGCGGCAGGTTCGATCCCGGCAGGCGGACAAACGGGCGACATCCAACTGCGGATGTACAAAACTGATTGGTCGAACTTTAACGAAGCAAACGACTATTCTTATGATGGGGCGAAAACCGCTTATGCGGATTGGAATCGTGTAACGCTGCATCAAAACGGAACTTTGGTATGGGGCACGACGCCTTAA
- a CDS encoding class I SAM-dependent methyltransferase, producing MRRKKLYVGVRGTATWAGEQLAKAGYKASITGDGMLEVLDERADRHPERVSRLLADAGIPLYLLSVVEEELESYFLNTVRRNSSKE from the coding sequence TTGCGCCGAAAAAAATTGTATGTCGGTGTCCGCGGTACTGCCACATGGGCTGGGGAGCAATTGGCGAAAGCCGGCTATAAGGCGAGTATAACCGGGGATGGAATGCTCGAGGTGTTGGATGAACGAGCTGATCGGCATCCCGAGCGCGTTTCCAGGCTGTTGGCTGATGCAGGCATACCGCTTTATTTGCTAAGCGTCGTGGAGGAGGAACTGGAGTCTTATTTTTTGAACACCGTCCGTAGAAATTCGTCAAAGGAGTAG
- a CDS encoding ATP-binding cassette domain-containing protein, producing MKEMIRTDGLTKEYDGKTILNDVSLTVNRGEIYGFLGLNGAGKTTIIRILLGMIKPTSGEVYLMGKKLTKGGGLWNHVGYRGSALCVSRIYSERKSKAVCKVTRHS from the coding sequence ATGAAGGAAATGATTCGTACCGACGGATTAACAAAAGAATATGACGGAAAAACCATTTTGAATGATGTGTCTTTAACGGTGAACAGAGGAGAAATTTATGGGTTTCTTGGTTTGAATGGCGCAGGCAAAACTACGATCATTCGCATTTTGCTTGGCATGATCAAGCCAACGTCAGGCGAGGTGTACCTCATGGGGAAGAAGTTAACCAAGGGAGGAGGTCTATGGAACCACGTAGGCTATCGTGGAAGTGCCCTATGCGTATCCAGGATTTACAGTGAGAGAAAATCTAAAGCTGTATGCAAAGTTACGCGGCATTCATGA
- a CDS encoding ATP-binding cassette domain-containing protein, whose protein sequence is MRENLKLYAKLRGIHDRKAVDSVIEKVHLDDYAETKAKDLSLGNAQKLGLAKALIHHPEILILDEPTNALDPAGIVAVRELLKSLSSEGGHHFYLQSHLGGNVQTGITDWNYS, encoded by the coding sequence GTGAGAGAAAATCTAAAGCTGTATGCAAAGTTACGCGGCATTCATGATCGCAAGGCGGTCGATTCCGTGATAGAGAAAGTCCATTTAGACGATTACGCCGAAACTAAAGCAAAAGATTTGTCATTAGGCAATGCACAGAAGCTTGGATTGGCTAAGGCGCTCATTCATCATCCGGAAATATTGATATTGGATGAGCCGACCAATGCTTTAGACCCCGCAGGGATCGTTGCCGTCCGGGAGTTGCTCAAATCGTTGTCTTCTGAGGGGGGTCACCATTTTTATCTCCAGTCACATCTTGGAGGAAATGTCCAGACTGGCATCACGGATTGGAATTATTCATAG
- a CDS encoding lytic polysaccharide monooxygenase: MADQLLMHHKQSKLRLLMMAAGAALMLIVCSLLFADRASAHGWIENSRSDLCYDRINTGCGAVMYEPWSIEGRGDFPEIGVPDGQIAGGSKYPELDVQTENRWNKINMKGGPFTFHWDMVANHSTNYWDYYITKKGWDPNSPLKRSDLELFCRYEDNGAIPPMAVEHDCFIPNDRTGYYVIVGVWDIFDTVNAFYQVIDVNLTIDPSQPTTPAPGHPGDPNRFGEIREWSPIRPYNPGEQVVYKGSTWQARWWTQGQEPGVHEVWQQIGPGTGNPTVPAAPTGLTATAGNAQVSLTWNAVSGATSYTVKRATTSGGPYTNVATGLTTPSYTNTGLTNGTTYYYVVSASNSAGQSPDSVQVSATPAAGTQVPAAPAGLTATAGNAQVSLTWNAVSGATSYTVKRATTSGGPYTNVATGLTTPSYTNTGLTNGTTYYYVVSASNSAGQSPNSAQVSATPAGDPIASNLVLQYKAGDTNATDNQIKPHFNIKNNGASAVDLSSLKIRYYFTKEGSAAMNGSIDWAQLGASNIQISFGSHTGTNSDTYVELGFSSGAGSIAAGSQSGEIQLRLSKADWSNFNEANDYSFDGAKMAFADWSRVVLYQNGTVVWGNEP; the protein is encoded by the coding sequence ATGGCAGATCAACTACTCATGCATCATAAACAGTCAAAACTCAGATTGCTGATGATGGCTGCAGGGGCAGCGCTAATGTTGATCGTATGTTCGTTGCTATTTGCCGACCGCGCTTCTGCGCACGGTTGGATAGAGAACAGCCGTTCCGACTTGTGTTATGACAGGATCAATACAGGCTGCGGTGCGGTTATGTATGAGCCATGGAGTATTGAGGGTCGCGGCGATTTTCCGGAAATCGGCGTACCTGACGGCCAGATTGCGGGAGGAAGCAAATACCCGGAGCTTGATGTTCAGACCGAAAACCGCTGGAACAAAATCAATATGAAAGGCGGGCCTTTTACTTTCCATTGGGATATGGTAGCGAACCATAGCACCAATTATTGGGATTACTATATTACGAAAAAAGGCTGGGATCCGAATTCCCCGCTGAAGCGCTCGGATCTGGAGCTGTTCTGCAGATACGAGGATAATGGCGCCATACCGCCGATGGCCGTAGAGCATGACTGTTTCATTCCAAACGATCGGACCGGCTATTATGTCATAGTCGGGGTATGGGATATCTTTGATACTGTAAATGCCTTCTATCAAGTCATCGACGTGAATTTGACGATCGACCCTTCACAACCGACTACGCCGGCTCCAGGACATCCTGGTGATCCGAATCGTTTTGGGGAGATCCGTGAGTGGAGCCCGATCCGTCCTTACAATCCAGGTGAGCAAGTCGTTTACAAAGGCAGTACTTGGCAAGCAAGATGGTGGACGCAAGGACAGGAACCCGGTGTGCACGAAGTCTGGCAGCAGATCGGTCCGGGTACGGGCAACCCGACAGTACCTGCGGCGCCGACAGGCCTGACGGCGACGGCGGGCAATGCGCAGGTGTCCCTGACCTGGAACGCAGTCAGCGGTGCAACCAGCTATACGGTGAAGCGTGCGACGACAAGCGGCGGTCCGTACACAAACGTGGCGACAGGCCTGACAACGCCGAGCTACACGAACACCGGTTTGACGAACGGTACGACGTACTATTACGTCGTTAGCGCTTCGAATAGCGCGGGCCAGAGCCCGGACTCCGTGCAAGTGAGCGCGACGCCGGCGGCCGGTACACAAGTACCAGCTGCACCGGCCGGATTGACGGCGACGGCGGGCAATGCGCAGGTGTCCCTGACCTGGAACGCAGTCAGCGGTGCAACCAGCTATACGGTGAAGCGTGCGACGACGAGCGGCGGTCCGTACACAAACGTGGCGACAGGCCTGACAACGCCGAGCTACACGAACACCGGCTTGACGAACGGTACGACGTACTATTACGTCGTTAGCGCTTCGAACAGCGCAGGTCAGAGTCCGAACTCTGCGCAAGTGAGCGCGACGCCGGCGGGTGATCCAATCGCCTCGAACCTCGTGTTGCAGTATAAAGCAGGCGATACGAATGCAACCGACAACCAGATCAAGCCTCATTTCAACATCAAAAATAATGGCGCTTCGGCTGTCGATCTGAGTTCGCTCAAAATCCGCTACTACTTCACTAAAGAAGGTTCTGCGGCGATGAACGGCTCGATTGACTGGGCACAGCTCGGCGCGAGCAACATTCAGATTTCGTTCGGCAGCCATACAGGTACTAATTCGGACACGTATGTGGAGCTTGGCTTCTCGTCCGGCGCAGGCTCGATTGCGGCAGGCAGCCAATCCGGCGAAATCCAGCTGCGCCTGTCCAAGGCGGACTGGTCGAATTTCAACGAGGCGAACGACTACTCGTTTGATGGGGCGAAGATGGCTTTTGCGGACTGGAGCCGGGTCGTTCTGTATCAGAACGGTACGGTTGTATGGGGGAATGAACCCTAA
- a CDS encoding TetR/AcrR family transcriptional regulator, with protein MDQTQKAKKPTSRDLQAAERKKQILTIAKQLFADKGYHATSMRELNKAIGMTEALTYHYFPGGKLEILRSVLQHAQEERISGFVAFFKATFSQSESLKTILCQLIQGLSDRIIDDKEYFQILIRDRNLLEQEDKEALDTLTRLPFEAMAEFLAGQQEQGVLRQMDFKIAASQFLSHIVVLIVQQLLDGRTLEAKTVEEITDFYVRLWST; from the coding sequence ATGGATCAAACACAGAAAGCAAAAAAGCCAACCAGCCGCGATCTTCAGGCTGCCGAGCGAAAAAAGCAGATTTTAACTATTGCCAAGCAATTGTTCGCAGATAAAGGGTATCATGCCACATCCATGAGAGAGTTAAATAAAGCAATCGGCATGACGGAAGCATTAACCTATCACTATTTCCCCGGGGGCAAGCTGGAAATATTAAGATCCGTTCTACAACATGCGCAAGAAGAAAGAATTTCCGGCTTCGTAGCCTTTTTTAAAGCTACCTTTAGCCAGAGCGAATCATTGAAGACGATCCTATGCCAGCTGATACAGGGCCTTTCGGATAGAATCATCGACGATAAAGAGTATTTCCAGATTTTAATTCGAGATCGAAATTTGCTCGAGCAAGAGGACAAAGAAGCGCTGGATACGTTAACTCGTTTGCCATTTGAAGCTATGGCGGAGTTTTTAGCGGGGCAGCAGGAGCAAGGCGTACTTCGCCAGATGGATTTCAAGATTGCCGCATCCCAATTTTTATCCCATATCGTGGTACTAATCGTTCAGCAATTACTGGACGGGCGAACGCTGGAAGCAAAAACCGTCGAAGAAATAACCGATTTTTATGTACGGCTTTGGTCAACCTAA
- a CDS encoding ABC transporter permease, whose amino-acid sequence MSRGKVVAAKVAASFVWCLILTEITFLFSLFIGLMAGIPNFSKTMVLHYFIQLLIVTAINLLLCGPVVFLASLSRGYLVPITYAFATLMVALIAGPTELSRYLPWGIPALQFAGSSSAVFPLASISYFIVAITGAAGFAATWAWWRWADHK is encoded by the coding sequence ATGTCGCGAGGTAAAGTCGTTGCCGCGAAAGTAGCAGCCAGTTTTGTGTGGTGCCTCATCCTGACTGAAATTACCTTCCTTTTTTCCCTGTTCATTGGCCTTATGGCTGGGATTCCTAACTTCTCAAAAACAATGGTCCTGCATTATTTCATTCAGCTACTGATTGTTACTGCGATAAATTTACTGTTATGCGGACCCGTTGTGTTCTTGGCCAGTCTATCACGGGGGTATCTTGTGCCAATCACGTATGCATTCGCGACGTTGATGGTCGCCTTAATTGCTGGGCCAACCGAATTAAGTCGTTATTTGCCTTGGGGCATACCGGCTCTTCAGTTTGCGGGAAGCAGTAGCGCCGTATTTCCTCTCGCCTCTATCAGTTACTTCATTGTTGCTATAACGGGAGCTGCTGGGTTTGCTGCAACCTGGGCCTGGTGGCGTTGGGCGGATCACAAGTAA